The Deltaproteobacteria bacterium region AATCGGCCAGGCCTTCATCTCCGGTGCAGGCGTTGGCCTGTCCGGCGTTGACCAGGACGGCCCGGGCCGTTCCGCAGGCGAGGTTCTCCCGGCAGGCCAGGATGGGGGCGGCCTGGAAGCGGTTGGTGGTGAACATGCCGGCGGCCGTGGCCGGGCGGTCGCTCAAGACCAGGGCCAAGTCGTTTCGGACCTGATAGCGGAAGCCAGCGGCCAGAGCCGCAAAGGAAAAGCCTTGTGGAGTCGGATACATGGAGTCTCCGTGACGTGGTTGGACAAAACGATCAAGCCTGCATATCCATCAGAGTACCCAGCATGTCGGCCCGGGCGGAGATGGCCTTGACGTTGGCTGTGAAGGCGTGCTTCGTGGCGACCATGGTCGTGAATTCACGGACAGGATCGGTGTTGCTGGCCGGGACGAGAACCTCTTCCTGCTCGACTCGCCCGTCGCGCTCCACGAGCCGCTGTTCGGGGACCAGGGGCCCCGGAGTGGGATCCTTGGTGATGGAGGCCACCCGGACACCGCCCTGGGCCTGCTCCTGGAGATGGACCCTGGAGGCCTGAAAGCGGTTGGTGTTCATATTGGCCAGGTTGTTGGCCGAGACCGCCTGGATCGTGGACAGGGCATCAAGGGCCGAGGCGTTGACGTACATGGCTGACCTCCGAAGGCGTGGCCGTGCTGGGGCCGTTTGAAATTTGGACCGCGTGCGTCCAAGCCGAGAGACTTTAGGACGTCAAAAAGGGAATTGCAACTCGGTCCCGGGCAGATATTTTTGGGGTTCAAAAGGTACGAAATGATCATTTCCACGCATTTTTCTGCCAATGACGGTGGGTAGGGCTTGATAGT contains the following coding sequences:
- a CDS encoding bifunctional ornithine acetyltransferase/N-acetylglutamate synthase translates to MYPTPQGFSFAALAAGFRYQVRNDLALVLSDRPATAAGMFTTNRFQAAPILACRENLACGTARAVLVNAGQANACTGDEGLAD
- a CDS encoding flagellar biosynthesis protein FlgG codes for the protein MYVNASALDALSTIQAVSANNLANMNTNRFQASRVHLQEQAQGGVRVASITKDPTPGPLVPEQRLVERDGRVEQEEVLVPASNTDPVREFTTMVATKHAFTANVKAISARADMLGTLMDMQA